A window from Bdellovibrionota bacterium encodes these proteins:
- the dcd gene encoding dCTP deaminase — protein sequence MPVKSDRWIRKMAKEKKMIEPFVEKQMRDGVISSGLSSYGYDIRVADEFKIFTNINTTVVDPKKFDERSFVSFRGDVCVIPPNSFALAQTVEYFRIPRNIITLCVGKSTYARCGIIVNVTPFEPEWEGFVTLEISNTSPLPARIYANEGIAQVLFFESDEICETSYADKKGKYQKQQSITHAKV from the coding sequence GCCTGTGAAATCAGATCGATGGATCCGCAAAATGGCGAAGGAAAAAAAGATGATCGAGCCTTTTGTGGAGAAACAGATGCGGGATGGCGTCATCTCCTCCGGCCTGTCAAGTTACGGTTACGACATCCGTGTGGCCGATGAATTCAAGATCTTCACCAATATCAACACCACCGTCGTGGATCCCAAAAAGTTCGACGAACGATCGTTCGTTTCCTTCCGGGGAGATGTTTGTGTCATTCCCCCCAATTCGTTCGCCCTGGCTCAGACCGTGGAGTATTTCCGGATTCCGCGAAACATCATCACCCTCTGCGTTGGAAAATCGACGTACGCCCGTTGCGGAATCATCGTGAACGTCACACCGTTCGAACCCGAGTGGGAGGGGTTCGTGACGCTGGAGATCTCCAATACGTCGCCCTTGCCGGCCAGAATTTATGCCAACGAAGGGATTGCCCAGGTTCTTTTCTTCGAAAGCGACGAAATCTGCGAAACATCGTACGCGGATAAGAAAGGGAAGTACCAAAAACAGCAATCGATCACACACGCAAAGGTGTGA